One window of the Lactococcus lactis genome contains the following:
- the secA gene encoding preprotein translocase subunit SecA yields MPNIIRKLVENDKKELKKLNRMALQVESFADEMEHLTDEQLKAKTPELKERIAKGESLDDLLYEAFAVCREAARRVLGLYPFHVQIMGGIVLHNGDVPEMRTGEGKTLTATMPVYLNALSGKGVHVVTVNEYLATRDMTEMGELYSRLGLTVGLNLNSKSPEEKREAYNCDITYSTSAELGFDYLRDNMVTRAEDMVQKPLNYALVDEVDSILVDEARTPLIISGQAESSSALYYRADQFTKTLKGQNLNVATSEYEEGDDYKIDLQSKTISLTEEGIDKAEKFFQIENLYDMENVALTHFVDNALRANFIMLHDIDYMVDENQEVLIIDQFTGRTMPGRRYSDGLHQAIEAKEAVPIQDESKTMASITIQNYFRMYKKLSGMTGTAKTEEEEFREIYNIQITPIPTNRPVQRLDHPDLLYPTLEAKFKAVIDDIKRRHAEGQPILIGTVAVETSELISKKLVEAKIPHEVLNAKNHFREAQIIMNAGQQGAVTIATNMAGRGTDIKLGPGVIDHADPEFRGLAVIGTERHESRRIDNQLRGRSGRQGDPGVSQFYLSLEDELMKRFGSERVSAFLDRMRISGEDAVIKSGLITRQIESSQKRVEGNNYDSRKQVLQYDDVIREQREVIYAQRQEVILATEDMTPVLMGMFKRTIDRQVDGHELAGSLKDEENVKNLLQTLHNTMLPEDGIELSELTGLSVQAMKDLIFDKVKARYASQMEKLSDPERQLEFQRAVILRVVDNNWSEHIDALDQMRQSVGLRGYAQNNPIVEYQEESYKMYNNMIGAIEFEVTRLMMKAQIQPQTAIRQEAPRMTTTASQENITNVDTEHSVSEEISFENVGRNDLCPCGSGKKFKNCHGRTHIA; encoded by the coding sequence ATGCCGAATATTATTAGAAAACTTGTCGAAAACGACAAAAAAGAGCTCAAAAAACTCAATAGAATGGCGCTTCAAGTTGAAAGTTTCGCTGATGAAATGGAACATTTGACTGATGAGCAATTGAAAGCCAAAACTCCCGAATTAAAAGAACGTATTGCAAAAGGAGAAAGTCTTGATGATCTTCTCTATGAAGCATTTGCTGTCTGTCGTGAAGCAGCCCGCCGTGTGCTTGGCTTATACCCTTTCCACGTTCAAATTATGGGTGGGATTGTCTTACATAATGGTGACGTTCCCGAAATGCGTACTGGTGAAGGTAAAACTTTAACTGCGACAATGCCAGTTTATCTTAACGCTTTGTCAGGTAAAGGCGTTCACGTTGTTACTGTCAATGAATATTTGGCAACACGTGATATGACTGAAATGGGTGAACTTTACAGCCGGCTTGGATTGACTGTTGGTTTGAACTTGAATTCAAAATCACCAGAAGAAAAACGTGAAGCTTACAACTGTGACATCACTTATTCAACATCAGCTGAGCTTGGCTTTGATTATCTTCGTGATAACATGGTGACACGTGCCGAAGATATGGTTCAAAAGCCATTGAACTATGCTCTTGTTGATGAAGTTGACTCAATCTTGGTCGATGAAGCCAGAACACCTTTGATTATTTCTGGACAAGCTGAAAGTTCATCAGCACTTTACTATCGTGCTGACCAATTCACTAAGACATTAAAAGGTCAAAACTTGAATGTTGCCACTTCTGAATATGAAGAGGGCGACGATTACAAGATTGATTTACAATCAAAAACAATTTCCTTAACTGAAGAAGGAATTGATAAGGCCGAAAAATTCTTCCAAATCGAAAATCTTTATGATATGGAAAATGTTGCATTAACTCACTTTGTAGATAATGCTTTACGTGCCAACTTTATCATGCTTCACGACATCGACTATATGGTTGATGAAAACCAAGAAGTTTTGATTATTGACCAATTTACTGGACGTACGATGCCTGGACGTCGCTATTCTGATGGTCTTCACCAAGCAATTGAAGCTAAAGAAGCTGTGCCAATTCAAGATGAATCAAAAACAATGGCTTCAATTACGATTCAAAACTACTTCCGGATGTATAAAAAACTGTCAGGGATGACAGGGACTGCTAAAACCGAAGAAGAAGAATTCCGTGAGATTTATAACATTCAAATCACACCAATTCCAACCAACCGTCCTGTTCAACGTTTAGATCATCCAGATTTACTTTACCCAACTTTGGAAGCTAAATTTAAAGCAGTTATTGATGATATTAAACGTCGTCATGCTGAAGGTCAACCAATATTGATTGGTACTGTTGCTGTCGAAACTTCCGAATTGATTTCTAAGAAATTGGTTGAAGCAAAAATTCCTCACGAAGTTTTGAATGCGAAAAATCACTTCCGTGAAGCACAGATCATCATGAATGCGGGGCAACAAGGAGCAGTAACGATTGCGACCAACATGGCTGGTCGTGGGACTGATATCAAGCTTGGGCCTGGTGTAATTGATCATGCAGACCCTGAATTCCGAGGTCTTGCTGTTATTGGTACTGAGCGTCATGAATCTCGCCGTATTGATAATCAATTACGTGGTCGTTCTGGACGTCAAGGTGACCCAGGGGTTTCACAATTCTATCTTTCTCTTGAAGATGAATTAATGAAACGTTTTGGTTCGGAACGTGTTTCAGCTTTCCTAGATAGAATGCGTATTTCTGGTGAAGATGCTGTCATCAAATCTGGCTTGATTACTCGTCAGATTGAAAGTTCACAAAAACGTGTCGAAGGAAATAACTACGATTCTCGTAAACAAGTCTTGCAATATGATGATGTCATCCGTGAGCAACGTGAAGTTATTTATGCGCAACGTCAGGAAGTTATCTTGGCTACAGAAGATATGACTCCTGTTTTGATGGGCATGTTCAAGCGAACAATTGATCGTCAAGTGGATGGTCATGAACTTGCAGGAAGTCTCAAAGATGAAGAAAATGTCAAAAATCTCTTGCAAACATTGCACAATACAATGTTGCCAGAAGATGGCATTGAATTGTCTGAACTGACAGGTTTGTCAGTACAAGCAATGAAAGATTTGATTTTTGATAAAGTCAAAGCTCGTTATGCTTCACAAATGGAAAAATTATCTGACCCAGAACGTCAGTTGGAATTCCAACGTGCAGTTATCTTACGAGTTGTTGATAATAACTGGTCGGAACACATTGATGCGCTTGACCAAATGCGTCAATCAGTAGGACTTCGTGGTTATGCCCAAAATAACCCTATTGTTGAATATCAAGAAGAATCATATAAAATGTACAATAATATGATTGGTGCGATTGAATTTGAAGTGACTCGTTTGATGATGAAAGCTCAAATTCAACCACAAACGGCAATCCGTCAGGAAGCGCCAAGAATGACAACCACAGCTTCACAAGAAAATATTACAAATGTTGATACTGAACATTCTGTCAGTGAAGAAATTTCATTTGAAAATGTTGGTCGTAACGACCTTTGTCCTTGTGGTTCTGGTAAGAAGTTTAAAAATTGTCACGGACGTACACATATTGCCTAA
- a CDS encoding HAD family hydrolase produces MTVKNIIFDLGGVILDLGFERMVNSFENLGIKDFSAYFNPQKQVDFFEKLELGLISPEIFYDKFREATNSQLTDEIIEENWNLILKDFQKERMDLLTELSADFSLYLFSNTNAIHAKCFEQRCIEEMGQPLSTYFRKTYYSHDLHLRKPTVESFQEVLRQSNLKADETLFIDDNADNILGAQAAGLKTYHLKAPKVLTELNFQEIIY; encoded by the coding sequence ATGACTGTAAAAAATATTATTTTTGATTTAGGTGGTGTAATTTTAGACTTAGGTTTTGAACGAATGGTCAATTCCTTTGAGAACTTAGGAATAAAAGATTTTTCTGCTTATTTTAATCCGCAAAAGCAAGTCGATTTTTTTGAGAAATTAGAATTAGGTCTTATTTCTCCCGAAATTTTTTATGACAAGTTTAGAGAAGCAACAAATAGCCAACTGACAGATGAAATAATTGAAGAAAATTGGAATTTAATTCTAAAAGATTTCCAAAAAGAACGAATGGATTTACTGACAGAGCTGTCAGCAGATTTTTCACTCTATCTTTTTTCAAATACGAATGCTATTCACGCTAAGTGTTTTGAGCAACGTTGTATCGAAGAAATGGGTCAGCCTCTATCAACTTATTTTAGAAAAACTTATTATTCACATGACTTGCATTTAAGAAAGCCAACAGTTGAAAGTTTTCAAGAGGTTCTTCGTCAGTCAAATTTAAAGGCTGATGAAACTTTATTTATTGATGACAATGCGGATAATATCTTGGGCGCACAAGCAGCAGGTTTGAAAACTTATCATCTAAAGGCGCCAAAAGTACTGACAGAACTCAATTTCCAAGAAATAATTTACTGA
- a CDS encoding APC family permease: protein MGFMRKADFELYRDADKHYNQVLTTRDFLALGVGTIISTSIFTLPGQVAAQFAGPGVVFSYLLAALVAGFVALAYAEMSTVMPFAGSAYSWISVLFGEGFGWIAGWALLAEYFIAVAFVGSGFSANLQQLLAPLGFHLPKVLANPFGTDGGVVDIISLLVILLSAIIVFRGASDAGRISQILVVLKVAAVIAFIIVGITVIKPANYHPFIPPHNPKTGFGGFSGIWSGVSMIFLAYIGFDSIAANSAEAKNPQKTMPRGIIGSLLIAVVLFAAVTLVLVGMHPYSAYAGNAAPVGWALQQSGYSVLSEVVTAIALAGMFIALLGMVLAGSRLLYAFGRDGLLPKGLGKMNARNLPANGVWTLAIVAIVIGAFFPFAFLAQLISAGTLIAFMFVTLGIYSLRRRQGKDLPEATYKMPFYPVLPALGFIGSLFVFWGLDVQAKLYSGIWFLIGILIYFAYGNRRSRKSEEK from the coding sequence ATGGGATTTATGAGAAAAGCTGATTTTGAGCTTTATCGAGATGCAGATAAACACTATAATCAGGTGTTAACCACACGTGATTTTCTTGCACTAGGTGTTGGAACAATTATTTCGACTTCTATTTTTACTTTACCAGGTCAGGTCGCTGCTCAATTTGCAGGCCCAGGTGTTGTCTTTTCTTACCTGCTTGCTGCATTGGTCGCTGGTTTTGTTGCCTTGGCTTATGCTGAAATGTCAACAGTGATGCCATTTGCGGGTTCAGCCTATTCTTGGATTTCAGTCTTATTTGGCGAAGGTTTTGGTTGGATTGCTGGTTGGGCTTTGCTTGCGGAATATTTTATTGCCGTTGCCTTTGTTGGTTCAGGCTTCTCAGCAAATCTGCAACAATTGCTAGCGCCACTCGGTTTCCATCTCCCAAAAGTATTGGCCAATCCATTTGGTACAGACGGTGGAGTTGTCGATATTATTTCACTTTTAGTCATTTTACTCTCGGCAATTATTGTCTTTCGTGGGGCATCTGATGCTGGACGAATCAGTCAAATTCTTGTTGTGCTTAAAGTAGCGGCTGTCATTGCTTTCATCATTGTTGGGATTACGGTCATTAAGCCAGCAAATTACCATCCATTTATTCCACCACACAATCCCAAAACAGGTTTTGGTGGCTTCTCGGGAATCTGGTCTGGGGTATCAATGATTTTCTTGGCCTATATCGGTTTTGATTCAATTGCAGCCAATTCAGCGGAAGCTAAAAACCCCCAAAAAACAATGCCACGTGGAATTATTGGGTCGCTTCTAATTGCTGTTGTTCTATTTGCAGCAGTAACCTTGGTACTTGTAGGGATGCATCCTTACTCAGCCTATGCAGGAAATGCAGCGCCAGTTGGTTGGGCTCTTCAACAATCAGGTTATTCTGTTTTATCAGAAGTTGTAACAGCTATTGCACTTGCCGGAATGTTTATCGCCCTTTTGGGAATGGTTCTTGCAGGTTCACGTTTGCTTTATGCTTTTGGACGCGATGGACTTTTACCTAAAGGTTTGGGTAAAATGAATGCTCGAAATCTTCCAGCAAATGGTGTGTGGACCTTAGCCATTGTTGCTATTGTCATCGGGGCATTCTTCCCCTTTGCTTTCCTTGCTCAACTTATTTCAGCAGGAACTTTGATTGCTTTCATGTTTGTTACACTTGGAATCTATTCACTTCGTCGTCGTCAAGGAAAAGATTTGCCAGAAGCAACTTACAAAATGCCTTTCTATCCAGTTTTACCAGCTCTTGGTTTTATTGGTTCATTATTTGTATTTTGGGGATTGGATGTGCAAGCAAAACTTTATTCAGGAATTTGGTTCCTTATTGGAATTTTGATTTATTTTGCTTATGGAAATCGTCGAAGCAGAAAATCAGAAGAAAAATAA
- a CDS encoding MarR family transcriptional regulator encodes MTSADLNQQISKELHELRHATDNRSQERSWILAQLDNDKLEKEVLTLSVVALHILSALTKEDLTGIELATKLSVTRGGVTRAVQNLIKYQFLTTYQSESDKKKIFYHLTVKGRKVATIHDKMHKIMDIRLGQIFDKYNEQEKSIILSFLSDFNLTEAGLFDSE; translated from the coding sequence ATGACCTCAGCAGACCTAAACCAACAAATCTCAAAAGAATTGCATGAGTTACGACATGCAACTGACAATCGTTCTCAGGAAAGAAGCTGGATTTTAGCTCAATTAGATAATGATAAATTGGAAAAAGAAGTTTTGACTTTGTCAGTTGTTGCCCTTCACATTTTGTCAGCTTTGACCAAAGAAGATTTAACCGGTATTGAATTAGCCACAAAATTATCCGTCACTCGTGGCGGAGTGACTCGTGCTGTCCAAAATTTAATCAAATATCAGTTTTTAACTACTTATCAATCTGAAAGTGATAAAAAGAAAATTTTCTATCACCTGACAGTCAAAGGTCGAAAAGTAGCGACCATTCACGATAAAATGCATAAAATCATGGATATTAGACTTGGACAAATTTTCGATAAATATAATGAACAAGAAAAATCAATTATTTTGAGCTTTCTGTCTGATTTCAATCTGACAGAAGCAGGACTTTTTGATTCAGAATAA
- a CDS encoding lysophospholipid acyltransferase family protein translates to MKEYEKQHRIFYVFLRNLVAFLLLILNGKSKYYNVDRIPKDENYILVAPHRMAWEPVWFAFATRPKQFIFMAKKELFKGFGGWWIKMCGAFPVDRENPGTKPLKHAVKMLKESDKSMIMFPSGSRHSAEMKGGVAVIAKMAKVRIVPAVYQGPLTMKGVFKRQKVSINIGHPIDISDIKKMDEAGIAEVNRRMEVAFAELDKELNPDFHYEAK, encoded by the coding sequence ATGAAAGAATATGAAAAACAACATCGAATCTTTTATGTCTTTTTACGCAATCTTGTCGCTTTTTTACTTTTGATTTTGAATGGAAAAAGTAAATACTACAATGTTGACCGAATTCCTAAAGATGAAAATTATATATTAGTCGCCCCTCACCGAATGGCTTGGGAGCCAGTTTGGTTTGCTTTTGCAACTCGTCCTAAACAATTTATTTTCATGGCGAAAAAAGAATTGTTTAAAGGTTTTGGGGGTTGGTGGATTAAAATGTGTGGTGCCTTTCCAGTTGACCGCGAAAATCCAGGAACTAAGCCTTTAAAACATGCGGTTAAAATGCTTAAAGAATCAGATAAATCAATGATTATGTTTCCATCAGGAAGTCGTCATAGTGCAGAGATGAAAGGTGGGGTTGCGGTCATTGCTAAAATGGCAAAAGTCCGAATTGTACCTGCCGTCTATCAAGGGCCTTTGACGATGAAAGGTGTTTTCAAGCGTCAAAAAGTTTCAATAAATATTGGACATCCAATTGATATTTCAGATATTAAAAAAATGGATGAAGCAGGCATTGCCGAAGTTAACCGTCGAATGGAAGTTGCTTTTGCAGAACTTGATAAAGAATTGAACCCAGATTTTCATTATGAAGCAAAATAA
- a CDS encoding NAD(P)H-dependent oxidoreductase, with protein sequence MTTLLIILAHPHTDDFSWSLATVEEFKKSYQESHPLDKIIIRDLFSEKVPALDNETFAAWKRNKYAPDTLSAEDKNLLHRHEEYLEEFLSADKYVFVNPMYNGFVTAELKQYIDVIAVPRKLFRYTENGPIGLLEGKKSLHIQSAGGFYHNEQDPTHMANDLGAAYIDQTMKMVGLTDENRQQLFVEGYARYPERADELKEKAFTSAENFGKAF encoded by the coding sequence ATGACAACTTTACTTATAATTTTAGCTCACCCACATACTGACGACTTTAGCTGGTCTCTTGCTACAGTAGAAGAATTCAAAAAATCTTATCAAGAGTCTCATCCTTTAGATAAAATAATCATCCGTGATTTATTTTCAGAAAAGGTCCCAGCTCTTGATAATGAAACTTTTGCTGCTTGGAAACGTAATAAATATGCTCCTGATACACTGAGTGCTGAGGATAAAAATTTACTACATCGACACGAAGAATATTTAGAAGAATTTCTATCAGCTGACAAATATGTTTTCGTCAACCCGATGTACAACGGCTTTGTCACTGCTGAATTGAAACAATATATTGATGTTATTGCTGTGCCTAGAAAACTTTTCCGTTATACTGAAAATGGTCCGATTGGCTTACTTGAAGGAAAAAAATCGCTTCATATTCAATCAGCCGGAGGATTTTATCATAATGAACAAGACCCAACACATATGGCTAACGATTTAGGTGCTGCTTATATTGACCAAACAATGAAAATGGTAGGACTTACTGACGAGAACCGTCAACAACTTTTCGTAGAAGGATATGCTCGCTACCCAGAACGTGCGGATGAATTAAAAGAAAAAGCATTTACCAGTGCAGAAAATTTTGGGAAAGCCTTCTAA